The DNA window GCTGGCGAGAAAATGTCGGACCACTGCTGAGTCCTCACTGACGTCGACGAACAACAGGGTCACGGCCTCGCCGAAGGTCGCGCTCAGCGCCGTCAGATCGTGGTGTGCGCGCTGGCAAGGCCCGCACCAGGTGGTGAAGAAATCGACCACCGTGAGCCTGCCGGCGAATACCGGCGCGGGTGTCGCTCGCCCGTCGGGGTCGTCGACCGCCAGCGCCGGCGCCGGGTCGCCGAGCACCGGCGGCGGCGACGCCAACCCTTGCGCCAGCAGCGCCAGCAACGGAACCGCCGCGGCGGGTACACCAACCAGCATGGTTCAGCGACGGTACAAGTAGCGTTGGTTGCGCAGCGCGGTCCGTTCAATCATCAGTTCGGGTTTGGTGAACAGCCGCACCAGCAGAAAGCCGGTCAGAAAACCACCGATGTGCGCGAAGACGGCTACGCCTGCCGAGATGTTCGGCCGCACCGACGAAAGCTCCGGCAGCCCGGTCACCACTTGCAACCCGAACCACCAGAGCAGCATCGCCCACGCCGGCACCTTGATCACCCGAATGAAGATGATGAAGATAAAAAGGACGTTCACCTTCACGCGCGGGTACAGCATCAGATAGGCGCCCAGCACGCCGGCGATGGCGCCCGACGCCCCCACGATCGGCACCGGCGACGCCGGGCTCACCATCACTTGCGCCGCCGCCGCGCCGAGACCACACAAAAGGTAGAAGAAGGCAAAGCGCAGGCGGCCCATGCTGTCCTCGACGTTGTTGCCGAAGACCCAGAGGAAGAGGCCGTTGCCCAGGATGTGTCCCCAGCCGGCGTGCAGGAACATCGACGTCAACGGCGTCAGGTAGTTGATCGGATCGCGATCGACGATGCAGGCCATCCCGTTGCCCAGGGGAACGGCCGTGCCCAGCGCGGCGCGCCCGGTGATTTCGCCCGGCACCAGGCCCAGGTTGCAGACCATCATCGAGACTCGGTTGGGGTCCAGGCCGGCGCCTTCGCCGAAAACCCAGGCCGCACCCATCAGCAGCAGGATCGCAATGGTCACCACCGGCGTGCGCAGGGTCGGGTTATCGTCGCTGATGGGGATCATCGGGCGTCCTTGGTCCTTGGGTCCTGGCGGTCTCTGACGTAGATTACCGCACGCCGCATTCGGAGGAGTGGCCGAGTGGTCGAAGGCGACGGTCTTGAAAACCGTAGCGCGAAAGCGCCTAGGGTTCGAATCCCTACTCCTCCTCAAAAATGATATCGCTCGGGAATTCGGGGATGCGGATCGGGTGCGTGTGCCGTGTGCAGCCGGTCTCTCCAACGCCGCCCTGAATGCCCGTCTTCAGGTACCTCGGTTGACTCCGGGACGGCTTCCCCGGAAGGTACCGTCCGTGCCCATCGTGTTCTCGTCGCGAGTGCGGAGGACGGCGATAATCGTCGCTCTGGTGCTGGTGTCGGGGTGGAGTGAACTGGCGCACGCGCAGCGGGTGTGGGACACCGACCTCGGGGCCTATCTTTCGTATGACTTCGGCGGGCGGCGACCGGGCCACTTCGGTTTCGGGATCGAGGTGCGCGAGATGTACTCGTATCATCGATTCAACTGCGGGACGCACGCCTATTGGTATGGGGGCGTTGCCACGCGCCTGGCGATGCTGGGATGGGACCAGTTCCGGGTGCTCGTCGCACCGCAGTTTGGGCTGACCGGTTCCCTTCCGTATCCTTACCCTCCTGCGACCGCTTCCGCCGGCGGCGAACTAGGCCTTGGATACCGCTTCATGCGTGATCCCGGCCGGTTTCTGCAGCCGGGGATCGAGGTGAACTTCGC is part of the Polyangia bacterium genome and encodes:
- a CDS encoding TlpA disulfide reductase family protein: MLVGVPAAAVPLLALLAQGLASPPPVLGDPAPALAVDDPDGRATPAPVFAGRLTVVDFFTTWCGPCQRAHHDLTALSATFGEAVTLLFVDVSEDSAVVRHFLASANLPKGARVVLDRTGANAQRWGQERFPTTFLIDAGGIVRHINRGWGPGYQARLGRWLRAMLTPPAAAATKPPGD
- a CDS encoding rhomboid family intramembrane serine protease, which encodes MIPISDDNPTLRTPVVTIAILLLMGAAWVFGEGAGLDPNRVSMMVCNLGLVPGEITGRAALGTAVPLGNGMACIVDRDPINYLTPLTSMFLHAGWGHILGNGLFLWVFGNNVEDSMGRLRFAFFYLLCGLGAAAAQVMVSPASPVPIVGASGAIAGVLGAYLMLYPRVKVNVLFIFIIFIRVIKVPAWAMLLWWFGLQVVTGLPELSSVRPNISAGVAVFAHIGGFLTGFLLVRLFTKPELMIERTALRNQRYLYRR